ATTGGGGCACCGCCTCCACCCTGGAATGCCGGGCGACATTTTGCCCATGGCGAAGTCAAAGAATTTTGTACTGATCGGTTTTATACCCACCTGGATGTCGGCCCGAATGCGCTCAGCTTACTCGACTTTGACCGGAAACGGGCCATTTTTTGGGTGCCAGATCAGAGCGCAATTCCCGATTATGAAGTCTCGGTGCCGCTCCGGACTATTTTGCACATCTGGCTGAGTCGCTTTGGACGCCATATTGTTCATGCCGGGGCGGTTGGTCTCCCAACTGGTGGTGTGCTGCTCATTGGCCATGGCGGCGCTGGGAAATCAAACACGGCGCTGTCCTGTCTTGGATCTGAATTGAAATATCTGAGCGACGACCATTGTCTGGTTGCGGCAGAACCGGAACCAACCGTCTACAGTGTCTATGGTACTGGGAAGTTGTTTCCCGAGGACATTGCCCAGATTCCGGTATTGGCGTCACTTGGTGATGACGCTCCGATTTTGCAGACCGAAAAGGCACTTTTTTACCTGCACCGGCATTTCTCACACAAGATTCTGACAGAATTTCCATTAAAAGCCCTGTTATTGCTACAGGTTACCGGGAAGGTGGATTCCCGCCTGGAGCCGGTTTCCGGTGCGGTGGGGCTTCGTGCCCTGGCCCCAGGGCAAATGATGCAATGGCCAACCGCTGGACCCGCGACGTTTCAAACCATTGCCCGTCTGTGTCGTCAACTTCCTTGTTATCGGTTTGAACTCGGCACCGACCGGGCGCAAATTCCACGAACGATTTTGGAATTGCTGACTTAGGACCTACCCCAAAACTCAGATTTGGTCAGTACCAACCTGCGTGAGCGGATGGGCTGAGACGAACCGAACCCACCTGCTCACGCAGGTGGTACCGACTCATTGACCAGCTTGAGTGCGTTATTATCTAGGTTTGACAACTCCGGGATTTGAGTTGATGCGGTTTCCGCCCGCAGGGCGCCGGACAGTAGCCGTAGGGTGCGCCGCTTTGGGCGCTCCCTACGGACGTCGGTCCATCTCCTCTTTGCGCCCGGATGGGCGCTGGAAAATCAGTTTGGTCATCAATTTGGCCAGGTTTCATTATCCTTGAAGCTTTGATCCAGCGCCCTGCCGGGCGCGAACCTGTCTTGCACTACATTCCGGTGGGTGCGCCTCAAAGCAGGCTGCCCACCGGCTACTTTCCACCGCCCTGCGGGCGAAATCCGACCTTTCCACAACAGGCTTACTTTTCATTCTTCATTCTTTCAAAAAAATCCGGAGCATTTTTCATTGCCACTTGAAGTGCTTTTTCCGCCAGTTCATTGGCGCCAGCGCGGGTTGCGGCACGGGCGAGGTACCATTGCACGCGCCAGTGGTGACATCCCAGTTCCCAAGCTTTGGTAAATTCAGCTACCGCCAGCGCCACGCGCCCGTTTTTTTCAAGTGTCAACCCTGACCACAACCGCAAATATCCATCCGTTGGAAAATAAGCCCGATAATGCCAGATGCCGCCACCGTTGGCGTTGCACAGAATGGGCGAACTGGTGGCGATTTCCGATTCCGCCGCCAGTTGTTCATTCACATCTAACGACAAGAAACTGGTTTGGAAGGCTGGTGCGGTGTCGCCAAGCGATGAGAGAAAAGAAATCGCGCCAGGGAACTGGGCTTTGAGCCCGCACCACAGGGCTGGTTGGTGACGTTCGATCAGCGTGTCCAGCGATGGACGCTCTCGTTTTGGACGCTCCATCAAGTGTTCGTAAAGGCGATTGAACTGAGTGGCTGTTTTGTCAGCGCCAAAGAATTGCCGGGCGTACCGTTGAGCATTTTCACCAAGCCGTTGCCGGAGTTCCACATCGCGGGCAAGCCGTTCGATTGCTTTCGGATAGTGGGCTTCGGATTCAACAATCAGCCCGGTCTGGCCATTCAGGACCAAATCCCGCGCACCGCCAAAGGGAAAAATAACCGGTGGGACACCTACCAGCATGGCTTCCTGGAGTACGAGTTCCGCTGCCGCATAATTGTCAGGGCACAACGGATAGCCAAACACATCCAGTTGTTCAAACACTGATTTGACATCTTCAATCTGACCCAGAAGAACAAATCGTTCCGGATGCCGGGCTTGCTGAACTTGAGATTGAACCCGTTTGATACTGGCGCCAGTGCCGACGATGACAATTTTTATCTCTGGCAGGTTTATTTCATCATGCAGCCGGACAAAATCTGGGTGCATTTTGATGAAATCCACCATCCCGATATACCCAACAGTGAATATTGACTGTGGCCTCCGGGAAAATCCTGACAGCCGATGGGGATCACATCCAGCCAATATCATGGTCGTTTTTTGGTCAGCCGAAGGGAGTTGAAACGCTGGGTGCCTGGCGGTGTACGGGCTACAGGCAACAACAAAATCAGCATATTCAATTAGTTCCGGGATGATGACCTGTGGCGCGCCATCACCCGCGATATGAATCCAGACGACCATCCGGCACGGCGGCAAGTCTGACGAGAGCACCT
Above is a window of Acidobacteriota bacterium DNA encoding:
- a CDS encoding serine kinase, whose amino-acid sequence is MESITDYYQANFEAFEQATRRGEPVPDRFYAIAGFTIQLRFAGPALIRLILPALEHLAVEAVPTPDLTIDLWDSTSTSIGAPPPPWNAGRHFAHGEVKEFCTDRFYTHLDVGPNALSLLDFDRKRAIFWVPDQSAIPDYEVSVPLRTILHIWLSRFGRHIVHAGAVGLPTGGVLLIGHGGAGKSNTALSCLGSELKYLSDDHCLVAAEPEPTVYSVYGTGKLFPEDIAQIPVLASLGDDAPILQTEKALFYLHRHFSHKILTEFPLKALLLLQVTGKVDSRLEPVSGAVGLRALAPGQMMQWPTAGPATFQTIARLCRQLPCYRFELGTDRAQIPRTILELLT
- a CDS encoding glycosyltransferase, encoding MTTVLHILHQLSSGGGSRAVIHVAGESARQSPVFCHRLVSLIPANPQTLKLAQSAGLTVLNALSDEALWAEIAAADVVHVHFWNTPELYQVLSSDLPPCRMVVWIHIAGDGAPQVIIPELIEYADFVVACSPYTARHPAFQLPSADQKTTMILAGCDPHRLSGFSRRPQSIFTVGYIGMVDFIKMHPDFVRLHDEINLPEIKIVIVGTGASIKRVQSQVQQARHPERFVLLGQIEDVKSVFEQLDVFGYPLCPDNYAAAELVLQEAMLVGVPPVIFPFGGARDLVLNGQTGLIVESEAHYPKAIERLARDVELRQRLGENAQRYARQFFGADKTATQFNRLYEHLMERPKRERPSLDTLIERHQPALWCGLKAQFPGAISFLSSLGDTAPAFQTSFLSLDVNEQLAAESEIATSSPILCNANGGGIWHYRAYFPTDGYLRLWSGLTLEKNGRVALAVAEFTKAWELGCHHWRVQWYLARAATRAGANELAEKALQVAMKNAPDFFERMKNEK